CTAGATTACCGCTCATCTCCCCGGCCTCGACCATACTGATATAGATCATGTTAAAGACTTCCGGATACTGCGCCAACGAATTAGCTAGAGTTCCACCGCCCTGAATGTTGTTGCTCACCCCCTGCATGATCTTGCTCAGTTTCTGATTATCGATCTGCTGTACCAGGATCTGAAGCGCTTTAGCCAATGGCAGACCGGCCCGGACCAGGGTCGCCAACTGACGGGTCAATATCACTCTATCCTTGGCCTTAATGCGACGTACATCCTGTACGTAGCGACGAAGCTTCTCCCCAAAATCCGACTCATCCAGCGGCTTAACCTCTACCGGGAACAAGTTCTTACTAACTAGTAGTTTAGCCGCTTCAGACGGGCTAGTAGCCTCTACTCGGGCCTTAACGACCTTGCCGTTAGTATCCTTGGCGATATAGGTATATTCCTGCATACGCTAAAACGAGAAGGGGTTAGATTTACCGGTATCGGTTTCCAGATTAGGCCGGTTGTCATTAGCCTGCTCGACCGCATTTAGCCCGTCGAGGTTAAAGTCGGTACTAAACTCTGTACTGCGCGGGGTGATGGGACCTGGCTCGGTACTGGAGGAAGATAGGGCAAAGTAGGCTACCGCTATAAGAGCGATCACTACTAAGACTGCTACCTCATTCACAGTACGGCGCTGTTCCCGAGTTAGTTTATCTAGGACTTTCATTCTTGACCTCCTAGCTCATCCGCATCATCCGGTGAGATATTCTGGTAGTAGGCATCTAGGGTTAACGTCAGATTAAGTGCACTATCGGCAATAACATCACCGGAACTGCCCGAAGCGCTAAAACTACGTACCTCGATGAAACGAGAACTACTCTCAAGTTGATCCAAGAAACTAGTGATGGCTTCGTATGAGCCAGTCAGGTTCACCGTGGCACTATAGTTAGTGTAAGTACCGGTCTCATCCTGGCTGGCTACACTACCGCTTCCGGCTATCGTCTCTGGGCGGAAATTACTTAGTAGAACGTTGTTATCTTGCGCCAGGCTACCGAGCAAAGCGATCAGGTACTGCTCTTCATTCTCTTCCGGTAGCAGGCTTAAGATTTCGTCACGCTGATCGAGCACGGAATCATAGTTCTCGCGTAGCCGTTGTGTATCGTCGATTAGTTTCTGTAGATTATCATTCTGCTCTAGGATCTGCGCTCGCTCGGTTCGGGTAGCCTGAAGGTTTGTATAAGCCGGACGGATCAAAAGATAACCAACTAAAGCCGCCACGACAAGGCCACCCAGCAGATACAAACCAAGTAAGTTATTGAGACTCATATCGTTGAGCTTCTGCTTCATGTTCTGAATCGAATTATTCATCATTCTCTCCCGGTGCGGCGGGTTCGGCTGCACCACTATCTTGCGCCGGAGTCGACCCCTCTGTTTCCGCAGCATCATCCTCCGGCACTTCTTCCTCCTCAGCCACCGGCCGTAACGGCACATAGCCGGCCTGAAGCTCGAAATTAACTGCCCCGGCATCAGCTAGAGAAGCACCGAAGAGGGCTACATCACGAAAGTAGCCGAGAGTATCACGGTTAGTCTCAGCCCGAACGGCAGAATTCTTCATTGCCTGCTCGAACTCTCCGACCGCTTGGTACGATCGGGCCGTACCACTGATACTAATCGCTCCGTCACGGCCATAGATTAAATCTCGTACTCTCACATTGGCCGTCGAGGTATCAGCTAGTACTTGCAGGAACTGACCGGCCGATTGTCGATCGACAAAGAGCTGGGCTAAAGCCTCCAGACTGGACTGAACTGCTAACGCTTCTTCTCTAAAAGCTACACTCTCTTCCGAATTAGCGATACTCTCCAAGCGCTGCTGCTCATCGACCGCATTATTGCGCATCACTACCTGCACTCGAGCGACCGCAAAAACCCCCAGCCATATTGCTAAGAATAGTCCTAGCCAAGCTAAAACAGATAGATTAGCGATATGTCGGATGCGCGCCTGTCGTCGTCGTTCTAGAACTACGTCAGGAAGTAAGTTTATTTTTACCATTATATATATTGACCCATTTGGTTGTTTTCAGTGTACCTTATACTACTTATGCTTCACAAGTACCGACCCTAGTTGCGCGGTACGGTGTCGTTCCATACGGCATCAGCAGTAAAGATACGGCTGAATCCAGGTGGCGGATTGACCACGACCCGACCGTCGTAGAAGAACTGCTCTGCTCCATTGCCGAGTCGATTACTGGCACCACTTGGTTGACGGGCGAGAATGAAGTTATTGGCAATTACTAAGCCGTTAATACTAAGGGGAGAGTCATCTAGTATGCGGTTGCTGTTCCCGACCGGCTGAGCGCAGCTGCGGTTACTAGTATCAGTTAAGAGAAGGCTGCCGGAGTTGAAACAGCCGTTAGCGAAGTAACTGCCGGAGATACTGGTAACGTTTGGACTGATGTAGATATTACCGGTAACGATAAAGCCGGCTGAAGGCAAGATATCCCGATCATTCACCAGAGCGGTGTTATAACTTACATTGTCGGTGATATACAGATCACCATCGACAATAATAGTTCCTGCACCCCCGGTAAAAGTATGGCTGCTCAGGTTGAGATCACCGTCACAATAGAATACGTTGTCACTCTTCTGCGCACTAGCTCGCTCTAGGTTATTGGGAATGCTACAGGTGTCTGCAGCTGTGTTAACCAGCGCCTGATAGTCTTGAAATACGTAGTTAACTGGGTCTTCCCCGTCCGGATAGAAGGCGCCGACTCGGTCGCGGTTCGGGTTTATATTGTAGTCTTCAAAACTCCGGCTCTGATTACGGAAATTAATGATCTGACTATTAGAGAACAGGAAGGCCGAATTTGCTTGCGAGTCTTGGAAGTAGCTATGTAGGTTTCCCCCAGAGAATACGTCAGCCGCGCTGACATCCACGATCGGATTATAAATAGTGGCTAAACCGCGGCCAGCTAGAGTGGCCCGGGTCGGGTCGGTACCATACAGACGTTCATCCCCAGTACCGCTGCGGTAGCGCGGACCGAGCTTACGCTCACGATTAGTATAGGTCTGCTCATAACGCACTCGCTGTAAGTTAGAGGCCCAACTCCAGCCGACGTCTACGAGTCCGTCGCTGTTACCATCATAGGTAGCGGCATTACCGTATTTACCATAAACATGACCATTGATTGCACTTGAAGAGGTATCTTCATATATCCGCTTTGCACT
Above is a genomic segment from Candidatus Saccharimonadales bacterium containing:
- the pilO gene encoding type 4a pilus biogenesis protein PilO → MMLRKQRGRLRRKIVVQPNPPHRERMMNNSIQNMKQKLNDMSLNNLLGLYLLGGLVVAALVGYLLIRPAYTNLQATRTERAQILEQNDNLQKLIDDTQRLRENYDSVLDQRDEILSLLPEENEEQYLIALLGSLAQDNNVLLSNFRPETIAGSGSVASQDETGTYTNYSATVNLTGSYEAITSFLDQLESSSRFIEVRSFSASGSSGDVIADSALNLTLTLDAYYQNISPDDADELGGQE